The following nucleotide sequence is from Psilocybe cubensis strain MGC-MH-2018 chromosome 13, whole genome shotgun sequence.
TGTATCAATCTAGTTGCAGTGCGGTAGCAACACAAATCATTGGCAAAAAATAATGCAACTAAGATATCTGGCTGCCAGGGAAAGCAGTGGTACCAGCAGTTTGGGATTCTTAAATTAACCGTCCATCTGCCAACATTGTTCATGTTCCATCAGTATCTGATACTTAATTTGGCAGCACTGTATAAGTATAGGTAGGTCTATAGCTACTGGCTCGCCGTGACTGAGGACTGCATCGGACAGTCACCAAACTGATTACATCCATCAATATGCTCTAGTACATGCGGCGGTGCGCTCCTAAAGTAGGTAAAGCGAAAGGTCGGGTCCCACATTTCAAACTCTAAACCCGTTGTCTTGAAGTTTGAACTCAATCGACGATTATGCATGAAAACACCATAGGCCTTAAAATCTACACAAATTCCGGCCAAGAGGGTTACCTGTTATTGCGAGTTAGCAACGGTGTCTCCCTCTAGGATAAAGAACTATAGAGAAATAAAACAACGTCAAATATACAAAAAAGTGACTTCTGGCCTACAGTGAGGCTGTAGGATCTTTTGACTACTGGACTTTCACATCGTATCCAAGTATACGCagaaaattgtcaacatttTGACTTTTGTTTAATACAAAACATCTTCACTTATAACGAAGAGACATTGGCCTGATCTGGCCCAATCAGTCAGGGCACTGCTGCTGTTGGCCGACGCCTCTGATACATTTTCATTCCCAGTCACTGTCACTAACGGAGAAATCCACCTGCCGTGGTTGTTTGACGAATCTACTCACCAAAACACCCAATAAAGGATTGTTCTGTATAGTAGCAACAAAGGCTAAGAATTCGCCAGTTTTTCATCAGAAGCCCTACCGGTTTGTCATTTTCCGGGTGTGACGGGGCGCCCGGCTTTACAACTTATAGGATCTGGCCATGGGAAAGCTCCTTTGACACCGAATTTGATCCTCAAATCAGTAAAAGAGGAAATGGTCCTTCTGATTAGGAAAAAAAACTTATCCCCCTGCAGGGTGATATTGCAAAGTCGTGAAATTTAGCAAGTCAGTGGAGAGGGTCGGTTCATGGTCTCTGAGATAGTCTGATGAAGTCTCATACTTCCACGACCGAGCGTCGCGATCGGTGGTGTTGCGAAAATATTTCGCGCGGCCTACTTAGTCAGAGTGGAATGTGGTTACTTATGAATATTGCGTGGATCTCATCCTGCACCTCGATGTTGCAGAAGTAGCATACGCGAGCATGACTCTTGTAAGGCTTTGATCGTTTTACAACTTGCATACCAGATGCGCTCATATATATTGAATTTTTATCAAATTATTCCATGGAAATATCGAGGGTCTACCTTCACCTCGGTTGTCATACAAACATGAACGGCGATCGGAGGGACACCTTCGCGTTTGGTTTGCTAGAAATTTAAGTTGTATGAACACAGAGACGTTGAATCTGACTAGCGCATACCTCCGTTTTGCAACCCTTTGCCCGTAACCATCTCTTTGCCGGTTTTTCTTTCCAATTTTCACGTAAAATTGTGCGCCCATTCAAGCTGTATCATGAGTTGTTGATCAGCCTTACAATTTCATTGGCAGGGAAGCACTCACGATGCAAGTAGAGAATTTGAGAAAACTGTCGCGCCCACATCAGCCAGTAAAAGAAttgagaagatgaagaaaatacTCCTAGCGAGGCACATAAATATCGCCAACCATGTGACTGAAGACATATGATATAAGACAGGATTATCATGATAATAGTTGGAATCTTACGGTTTTGAGGCATTTTAACAAACTGTGGTCTAAGAATTTTAGTCACTGTTAGGAAAACGGAGGAATGCGAGAAAAGTCTTACGCATATGAGCATGAGAATACCGGCCAAGCTGGTGACGATTCCGGTTTCTATACCCGCCGATTTAGTATAGACTGCAATATTTGTAAAGACTCAAAGTTACACCTACGAATTGTCCATGCCGTTATTTTATCGACAAGAAATGACGTTCTCGATTATAGAATCAGGTTTCAGATATTAGGTGCAGGAAATATTTAAATCACTAACCTATTGGGAGAGTGCTCTTTCCTCAGTGCCCTGAGGTAATAGGACAAGAGTATAGCCAAAAGCAGGTCCACAGCTGAGCCAAGGGTCAACGCGGAGCCACACAACCATTTCCAATGCGAATCGAATACTGTGAAAGAAGGAGACACAATGGCTTCTATGGTCGCCCAAATAGTCAATATAAACCGAGAAGCGGCAAGAAACCAGCACAAGACAGGGATCGTCCACTTTCCGCTGATGACACGAACACGTTCTACATAAAAAGACTAGGTCTATCGgtgaaaatatttcaaagCTAGTGCTGTGTATCCCTTACCTGCACGATAGTGGCGATTATTCCACAAAGGACCAGCGATGCGTCCAAGGCTGGAGGCAAAGATATATTCGATTGCCCAAAGTTGACCACCCCGATAGTGTAGTATGTCTGAACGATGCATATACTATGCGAGAACTCGCATATCCTATCTCTAATCGTCAGTTATGAGAGTTCAACGTTCAtgcacaaaaagaaatattcaACCAGACAACAGTAACCTGGCACCAGCACTCCACTTTCAATACCTAGCCATAGAAAAGTTTCTGCAAACTTACCATTGCTTTCAGGTATACCCGATCGTCGGGAAAGTTTGTGTAGTAGAGGTAGGTTTGAACAGTAGTAATCCCAAATAAGAAGCATGATATAAAAAGTCCAGTAATAAGAGGACCGATGGTTATCTGAGGGAAATTAGGTTCTTCAAGATTCGTGGCGAGCAAAGACATCTGTCTCTTTTACTTGTCAGAATACGTACCTCCTCTTTATATTACACCTTTGTTTCCCACAGAAGAGAATCATCAAGATCACAGTCTTCAGAAGTTGCATCGGATATACCTATAAGTGTGATTGCATAACTGGGGTTAGTGGTTACCAACCGTCAGATATTATGCCACAAAGATATCTCAGGCTCGTTGATGGAAAAAATCGAAATGTGTCCGCTTTTGTAATGGCTTGATTTAGTTAATCTTAATCGATAATATAATCTGTTATCTAGTAGTACTAGTAGTACTGTCACACAACTGTCATAAATGATTTTTCATGTGACCTACTATGACCATAGGGCAGGATTCGAGGAGGGGTCCTAGCAAGGTCCTAGACACCTTAACTGAATTATAAAAACCCACCACCAGATAGTTTCTCTTCGCGCACCCTTGATAAAGGCATACGTGGACTCAGAACCTGTGCTAATAGACCACAGGCATACACGAGGCTATTCAAATGATGCCGCTCAGTGGAACTTCCCGTAGATGGCCGCCTGAAGCTTTCCATTTGATTCAGCTAAGTCACTTGGAGACTTTAATGCAACTATGGATCATGAATCGCATCAATAGCTTATAAAAGTGTCATCGTTCAATAAGGTCTGCTCTTGCTGCTGTTGTGCAATCCTGAACACAATGTGATTCACAATGATGCGACAGCGTCACAGCAGCTCTTCGACTCGTGTGGTGAAAAACATGATGATGTCCACCTTCGCTGCATCTCGCGAGCCTGGAGTCTTCTGCAGATGGCTGGCATAACGCTCAGAGACAGTTGTGAACATTACTCCAGATATGGCTTAATCGATCATATTAATTTAAGACGTGAGTAGTCGAGCTAGCTGTAGGCTCACAGCCGCAGTCACCTTGGCCACTGCTTTTTGAGCTGCCGTCCACGGAAGCCGGACGGCAACGCCATTTATAGACACTCAGTTGACATTCTGAACACACTTCGACGACGCCTTGCTGCATCCTGTAGTTCAAATTGGGTGTGTGAATATTTTTAGAATCCCCTAAAACCAGCCATGATGTTTTCCCAGCTGCAACCTTATCCCAACACAACATCCACTGCCATAGTCATACGCTCATTAAAACGATGAACTCTACGGTACATTATGAGGAGTTAAATATGTCTGAAATTCGCGATCAAGACAGCGAAGGTCGTGATGATGTGGAAGACGGCGGAGCAAAGGCGTGGATTAGCATTACAGGAGCGTAAGTATTTCACTTCCTCGAATGGTGGAAAGAGTCATGAATGTTCTGCACAGTTGGCTTGTACTGTTTGCCACATTCGGGTATAGTCCAACTCAGTTAATAATATTGGTGTATAACTGATGTTTGAATGCAGCTATCTCTATTCATTTGGTGTCTATCAAGGTGCGGGAAGAGAGGTGGCTGAGTTTGCTACGCGTGCTTAAATGACGCAGACTTTTATACCAGAATATTTCTTTCTAATCACAGTGCAAGCAAAATTGCGTATGTCAATTCATTCCCTGTCaaaataatttttgacaATGTAGGATCCGATTGCAGCTGGATAGGAAGCTTTCAGCTCATGATGCCATTCGTGTTCGGGGCCGTCTCTGGAAAGCTTTTCGACGCAGGGTACTTTCATGCCTTGGAGATAGTAGGATCAGCAATTTTTACTTTGTCGTGAGTTTAGCTTATTTTGAGGAGTTCCGAGGAACATCTGGGTTTATTATTTTGGTGACAGGTTATTTGCACTCTCGTTCACCAAGCCTCAACAATACCTTGAGGTATTCCTTAGTCAGGGAGTTGGAATGGGACTTGGTCTAGGACTTACCTTTGTCCCTACACTAAGTTTGACTGTTCACCACTTTAGACGCCGCAAGGTACTTGCTACTGGAATTGCTATGAGCGGTAGTTCCCTTGGAGCAGTCCTTTTCCCCATAAGTAAGCATGGTTTTATTACCCCAGATTCACTCTCATCTCAACCCCATTTGCAGTGATCAAGTGAGTGGACGAATATTCTTGTCATCGGCATGATTTACATTGTGCTCTACCAGTAATCTGATAACATCGATTGGATTTGCTCGAACGGTCCGCGCAAGCGCATACGTAGTACTTGGAATGGTGGTCATTGGCAATCTTCTAATGAGGACTGCTTACAAGAAGAAGCAGACCGATGGTCCACAGATGAATATACTTAGCTTCTTAACCGATGCCCCATACATGCTTGCCACATTAGGGTAGGTGGGAATTGACCCATTTTCAAGGCATGTACTCATCTTGTTTAATTACAGTGCTTTAATAGCAACCTTTGGGTTCTACTTTCCACGTATGTTCCAAATGATTGATATAAAAGCCCATCGTTTTACTTATCATGGTGTACAGTCATCTACCTACAGCTTTACGCTGTAACGCACGGGATCAACACCACTTTAGCATTCTACTCCGTGAGATCAACTTTCTTTGACGTAATTTTTGCCACAGTGTTTGACCCTGAATACCTCAGATTGCGATTCTTAACGCTGGGAGTACGATTGGCCGTCTGCTCGGAAACTATTTTGCTGAAATCTATGGTCCTTTCAATGTCCTTATCCCATGCAGTTTTTTAACAGCGGCGAGCATATTTTGTGTTTTCGGAGTGTAAGCTTCTGCGATAGGATGATAGTTATGCTTGCGTCTGA
It contains:
- a CDS encoding Aspyridones efflux protein apdF codes for the protein MSEIRDQDSEGRDDVEDGGAKAWISITGAIRLQLDRKLSAHDAIRVRGRLWKAFRRRVLSCLGDSRISNFYFVPQQYLEVFLSQGVGMGLGLGLTFVPTLSLTVHHFRRRKVLATGIAMSGSSLGAVLFPISKHGFITPDSLSSQPHLQ